AAATCCTATGCCGAAGCCGGTATGAAGGGTTTCTTGATTAAAGCTCACTACTTTAATACGGAAGGGCGTGCCTACCATGTACGCAAAGCCTTTCCCGGCCTGAAAGTCCTGGGATCGCTGGTATTGAATAATTCCATGGGGGGACTTAACCCCTATGCTGTACGTCAGGGAGGAATGCTGGGAACGAAATTTCTGTTCATGCCCACCATGGATGCTCAGAACATGTGGGACTATCTGGCAAAAAGCAAGGCCGAAATTCCTTTTGGAGCCAGTTCCAAGAGTGCGTCCGAAGTGAAGGGACTCCGTGTTTGCGAAAACGGCGTTTTGGCGGAACCTATCGATGAGATTCTAGATTTGATCCTGCAGTATAACATGGTGCTCTGCACCGGTCATATTGCGCCTGCGGAGTCACTGTCTCTCGTGAAGAGAGCCCGTGAAAAAGGACTGAAGCGCATTGTCGCCACTCATGTGGAATGGCCTGCTACGCGATTCACACGAGACCAGCAGACAGAAATGATCCGCATGGGCGCCCTTCTGGAGCATAACGTGGCCAACATCATGAGCGGCGACCTGCCTGTATCGGAGCTTGTGGCTCAGATTAAAGAACTGGGAGCAGAGCATATGTTGCTTTCTACAGACCTCGGACAGGCCGTTAACCCTGCGCCGGTGCCTATGTTTGAAAAGTATGTCCAAGAACTGTTGAGCGCCGGTGTGAGCAAAGACGAAATTCATTGTATGATCGTGGAGAATCCCGCGCATCTGGCAGAATAGATCCTGTTTAGACTGATTCTTGATGGAACAGTTTGACGGCAAGTGGTCAACGCCTTGAGGAAGCTCAATCGCTCAGGACTATTTCGAC
The window above is part of the Pyramidobacter piscolens W5455 genome. Proteins encoded here:
- a CDS encoding DUF6282 family protein produces the protein MSKLLEGAYDLHVHAAPDVVRRKMDDMELAKSYAEAGMKGFLIKAHYFNTEGRAYHVRKAFPGLKVLGSLVLNNSMGGLNPYAVRQGGMLGTKFLFMPTMDAQNMWDYLAKSKAEIPFGASSKSASEVKGLRVCENGVLAEPIDEILDLILQYNMVLCTGHIAPAESLSLVKRAREKGLKRIVATHVEWPATRFTRDQQTEMIRMGALLEHNVANIMSGDLPVSELVAQIKELGAEHMLLSTDLGQAVNPAPVPMFEKYVQELLSAGVSKDEIHCMIVENPAHLAE